In the genome of Variovorax sp. PAMC26660, the window AAGTGGGATTCGACGTACCGGCCCGTCCGGACGACGATCTCTCGACCAATGCCGTCACCGGCTCGTCCGTGAAACCCGAGGGCATTTCGCAGAAGGCGCATGACTGGGCCAAGGCCATCGAAACCCTGTACGTGGCCTACGTCGCGACCCGTGCCGCCAAGAGCCTGCGAGACGCCGAGGAAGTACGGCAAACCGCGATGCTGCAGCGGCTTTCGTCCCAGGCCTACGCCGCCTGAAACCTTCTTTGCTGTGGCCGCCCTGCGGCGGCGAGTGAGCGCTACCGGCTGGCGCTCACCAGCAGCATCATCGGCCGCTCGCGCTCTTCAGCCAGCGACGGCACCGCCGCCACCTGCGCGTCGGTCGGCCCCCACTCCTGTACGTGATCGATATGAAAGCCCACGCGCGCCAACGTGTTCAGCAAGGTGCCCATCGTGCGGTGCTGCTTGACGACGCCTTCGGCCAGCCAGTTCGTGGTGCGCGGCCCTTCCATCTGATAGCTGTCGACCGGCCATGACTTGCGCCCCTGGGCATCGGTATGCCAGCCCGGCGTGCGGGGCGCCATGAAGATCGGATGCTCGATCGAGAACACCAGCCGGCTTGCGGGCACCAACGCGGCGTGCACCGTGCCCAGCATCGTGCCCAGGTCTTCAATGTAGTGAAAGGCGAGCGAGCTGTAGGCAAAGTCGAAAGACTGCGGCGGCAACGCCAGTTCGTCGAGGTTCGCGCGCTCATAGGCGATGGCGCTGTCCGCGCCGAAGGCCTCGGCCTTTTCGAGCATGCGCTGCGACACATCGAGCCCGAGCACCGATGCCGCACCCTGCGTGCGCGCCCACCGGCAGAACCAGCCGAGGCCGCAGCCCAGGTCCACCACCCGCAAGCCCTGCAGGCGTGGCACCAGCGCACGCAGCGCGGGCCACTCCGGTGCACCGTCGAGGCCATGCACCGAGCGCGGCAATTGCTGGTAACCCTCGAAGAAGGCGGGCGTGTCGTAGATGTTCTGGGCCATGGGGGGAGTCCTTGCTGTGCGGCGACTCCATTATTTCCCTGGCTCGGGCGACGGCATGCACGCGGGCGAGGCTGGCCAAACGCCGCCCCTCCCGCTCCCGGGTTCTGTTCCGGGTTGGCTTACTTGGCCTGAGCGGCCGTCAGCGCCGGGTTCTGCATCGTCGAGATCACGCGGCTGTTGACGCGCGAGCCGCCGGTCACGTTCTGGTCGGGCGCAGCGGCGGTGGCCACGGCTTCCTGGTAGACCTGTGCCGGGTCGCGGCTGGACGTGAACGGGTCGGCACCACGCGAGCCGCGCGTCACGTTCTGGTTGGCGGCATGCGCTGTGTCCACGGCCTGCTTGTAGACGGCTTCGGGGTCGGCCGTGGAAGTGAACGGATCGGCACCACGCGAGCCGCGGGTGACGTTCTGATTGGGTGCGTGGGCTGCGGCAACGGCTTCGGCCTGGACGGCTTCGCGCGTGCGGCCGACAGATTGCTGGGCTTGGGCGGAAGCCACGGCCAGAACGGCGAATGCGGCAGCGAGGGCGAGCTTGGAGGTCTTCATGTTTGTGTCTTTGAGGTTGTCTGGATGGAGTTGCCCGGAGATACGGGAAAACCCTGAGAGAGACTAGTGACCTCAAAAGGCAGTTCTGTGACGGCCCTGCGCGCTGACAGGGTTGCCGAGGGACGGGGCTGCCCTGCGCCGTTGCTTCTGGTAGGGGAGACGAAGCAGTCAACGCCCAACGCGATGCTTGCGAGGACTTTCGAGAAGATCGACGCCCCTAGCCCTGCGGCAGGAAGTGATAGACGTAGTACTCCTTGTCGCGCTTCCACCCTTGGGCCTCGTAGGTTGCTTGCGCCGATGTGTTCTGGATGTCCGTGCTGAGCGTCACACGAACAGCGCCGAGCGAGCGCGCAAATTCTGTTGCCGCATGAAGAAGCTTTGAGCCTGCGCCTGCTCTTCTGTGGCTCTGAACCACGAACAGGTCATTCAGAATGAAAGTGCGAGCCAGAGACGCCGACGAAAAGCTCGGGTAGAGCTGAGTGAAGCCGATGGGAGCAACACCATCCAGCGCCAGGAACAGTGCGGACTCTCCGTGGTTGAAACGCTCGCGGAGAAAATCGCGTGCCGCCGCGAGGTCCGATGCCTTCCCGTAGAACTGACGATAGCCGTCGAACAAAGGCGCCAGGGCTTCCAGGTCACTGAGCACGGCTTGGCGAACAACGATTTGGTTCATGGTTGGAGAAAGGTCAATGCCTGTTGGCTTGGTTGTTCGGAGGCTGCAGCCTATCAAGAGCCCGTTGCCCCGCTTGCGCCACCTGCACGTGAGGATGCGCCGCGCACATCCGTGCAATCGGCGCCAGCGCCTGTGTCGGCCGCCGCCCGACCTCGACAGCCACCGCTTCTCCAAGAAAGAAGTCTTCATCCCTCGCCAGCCGCTCCAGCAGCGCAAGGTCGAGCAGATCGAGTGAAGGAATCAACGCTGTCACTACATCAGTGAGCGTTCCGCCGTCCAGCAAATCATTCATCAGCGCACTCAGAGCGCGTTGATCGCGGGCAACCGGTGAACCGTCAGGATGAAGGTCGCGCAGTTCCTCCCCTTGCTCGGCAGCATTTCGCGCAGCCTTCAGAAAACTGTCCAGCGAATTGAAGACCACGCGGCTCTCGCCGTCATGCGCCAGATAAAACACGCATCCATCCAGCGGCGCCTTCCCCAGCAGCAGGTGATGGTCGCTGGTATCGGGGTCGTCCAGCACAAAGCCTTGCAGCGTGTCGACGATCGGATGTCCGCTCAAGTCCTCGGACCACTTGGTCGCCTCCTCCCTTGGCAACAACCCAAGCTCCGCAAAAAGAGGATCGTCGATTTCGTCGAAGTACTCGTCCAGGGTCATGGCATTGGCGATCCGGTTGGGAAAGAAAGGGGCTCGTTGCAAGTCACAGCCGGCTGCTACCCGCTGCGTACCTGCGCTTCGAATAATACGAAGACGGTCGGCGCATGCACACGCGCACGAACCGGCTTCCAACTTCATCCTGAAGGAGACAAACGAAATGGCTCGCAAGATTCTGATGCTCTGTGGCGACTATGGCGAAGACTACGAAACCATGGTGCCCTTTCAAACCCTGCTCGCCGTGGGCCACACGGTGCATGCGGTGGCTCCCGACAAGAAAGCCGGGGACTGGGTGCACACCGCCATCCACGACTTCGAAGGCGCACAGACCTACAGCGAGAAGCCGGGCCACCGCTTCACGCTGAACGCCAACTTCGACGATGTGCGGCCCGAGGCTTACGACGCGCTGGTCATCCCCGGCGGACGTGCACCCGAATATCTGCGCATGCACAGCCGCGTGGTCGAAATCGCACGTCACTTTCTCGCGGCCGACAAGCCGGTGGCGTCTGTCTGCCATGGCGCGCAACTTCTTGCGGCTACCGGGCTGCTGAAGGGCCGCAAGGTTTCTGCCTACCCGGCCTGCCAGGTCGAAGTGGAACTGGCGGGCGCCGAGTACATGGGCATTCCGGTCGATCAGGCCGTGACCGATCGCAACCTCGTCACTGCGCCAGCATGGCCTGCGCATCCGGCATGGCTCGCGCAGTTCCTGGTCGTGCTGGGCACGCGCATCGAACACTGACCGGGCCGCTGACAGACAGACACCCACGGCTCGACGGGCGGCGCTACAGTGCGTGCGTCGCCCACCTCACCCCGAAAGGAGGCCGCTCATGTGCGAAGTCTTCATCAGTGCCGATCCGCAGAGCTACGACGCGCGCACGCGCTCGGTGCGGCTGCACGGCGTCGTCACCAGCATCCGCCTGGAGAACCTGTTCTGGCAGGTGCTGGAGGAAATCGCGCAGCGCGACGGCATGGTCGTGGTGCAACTCATCGAGCGGCTCTACGACGAACTGGTCGCGGCGCGCGGTGAGGTCGGCAACTTCGCGTCGTTCCTGCGGGTGTGCGCCTTGCGCTATGAGGCGATGGTGGCGCAGGGGCGGATACCGGCCGACACGTCGGTGGCGATCCGCTCGCTGGATGCGAAGGCGGTGCTGCATGAACTTCCCCAAGGCTGGGGAAGATCGCAGCAACAGTTGCCGTCCGCCAAGACCAGCATCCGTCCATTTCGCATCGCGACGCAGCGGCAGGCGTAAGGCTCGATTCGGCTCGGGCGCCTCGCGCCCTGCCGCAGCCGATCGCAATCAGTCCAACGAAACGTTCGCCTTGCGAATCACATCCGTGAACCGCTGCGTCTCGCTCGCCGCGAACTGGTCGAACTGCGGCCGCGTGGTCGGGAACGGCTCGTAGCCGAAGCTCTTGAACTTCTCCAGCACATCGGGTTCGGCCAGGCCCTTTTCGATGTCGCGCTTGATCTTCTCGGTGACCGATGCGGGCAGGCCCTTCGGCACGGCGATGGCGTTCCAGCCGATCACCTCGAAGCCCTTGGGACCACCCGATTCGCTGACGGTCGGCACGTCGGGGAATGCGGCCACGCGATGCGGTGCCGCGGCTGCCAGAAAGCGCAGCTTGTTCGCGCGCTGCAGCGGGCCAGCGGTGGCGCTGGTGCCCAGCGCAAAGGCCAGTTCGCCGGTTGCCACCGAGGTGTAGAGCTGCGTGGTTTCCTTGTAGACGATGTGTTCCATCTGCGTGCCGGTGGCCGACTCGAAAAGCTCCGAGCCCAGGTGCACCGGGTTGCCGACGGACCATGAGCCGTAGTCGAGCTTGCCGGGGTTGGCCTTGGCGTCGGCGATCAGGTCGCCGATGGTCTTGTACTTGCTGTTGGTGGCAACGGTGAAGAAGAAGTAGGTCTTGAAGAGCGGCAGCAGCGCATCGAAGTCCTTGCTGGAGTCGTAGGGCAGCTTCTTGAACAGCGCGGGGTACGCGGCCAGGTGCACGTTGTCGAGCACGATGATGTCGTGCCCATCCTTGGCGCCGCGCTTGAAGGCGTCGATGGCGATGAAGCCGTTGCCACCGGGGCGGTTCTCGACCACCACGGGCTGACCCCAGGCGCGCGAGAGCTTGTCGGCCACAAGGCGGGCCACGCCATCAGGGCCACCGCCCACCGGGAACGGCGTGATGATGCGCACCGGCTTGGTGGGAAAGGCTTGTTGTGCCGATGCGGTCGCCGGCACCAGCGCAGCAGCGGCAAGCGCCAGCGCGGCCAGGCCCACGCTGCGGCGCGTTGTTTTCGTGTTCTTCATTCTCTGATCCTCTTCTTTCAATCCTCTTGGTTAAAAAAAAGCCATCGGGCCGCTGTGCGCGCGGCTTCCGATGGCTTGTTTGCTGGCTTCTTCTTGTCGTTGTGTATTCGTGCGGCGGTGTCAGACGCGTTCGAGAATCACGGCAATGCCCTGCCCCACGCCGATGCACATGGTGCACAGCGCATAGCGGCCGCCGCCCTTGTGGAGCTGGTTGACGGCGGTGGTGGCAAGGCGGGCGCCGCTGGCGCCGAGCGGGTGACCCAGCGCGATGGCGCCGCCGTTGATGTTGACGCGTGCGTCATCGTCCTTCAGGCCGAGCAGGCGCAGCACGGCGAGGCCTTGCGCCGCGAAGGCTTCGTTGAGTTCGATGACGTCGATCTGGTCGATGGTGAGGCCGGTGAGCGCCAGCACCTTCTGCGTGGCGGGCGCGGGGCCGATGCCCATGATGCGCGGCGCAACGCCGGCGGTGGCCATGCCAACCACGCGGGCGCGCGGCGTGAGGCCGTGCTTGGCGGCGCTGGCTTCGTCGGCCAGCAGCAGCGCGCAGGCACCGTCGTTCACGCCGCTGGCATTGCCGGCCGTCACGGTGCCGTCGGGGCGCACAACGCCCTTGAGCTTGGCGAGCGATTCAATGCTGGTTTCGCGCGGATGCTCGTCCTTGTTGACGATGATCGCGTCGCCCTTTTTCTGCGGCACGCTCACGGGCACGATCTCCGCGTCGAAGAAGCCGGACTTCTGCGAAGCCACGGCGCGCAGTTGCGAGTTCAGCGCCATCAGGTCTTGCGCTTCGCGGCCGATCTTGTAGTCGGTGGCCACGTTCTCTGCCGTCTCGGGCATGGAGTCGACGCCGTACTGTGCCTTCATGAGCTTGTTGACGAAGCGCCAGCCGATGGTGGTGTCGTACACGGCGTTGTTGCGGCTGAAGGCGCTCTCGGCCTTGGGCATAACGAAGGGAGCGCGGCTCATGCTTTCGACGCCGCCGGCAATCATCAGGCAGGCTTCACCGGCGCGAATGGCGCGGGCTGCGGAGCCGACGGCATCGAGGCCCGAGCCGCACAGGCGATTGATGGTGGCGCCGCCGAGTTCAATCGGCAGGCCCGCGAGCAGCGCCGACATGCGCGCGACGTTGCGGTTGTCTTCGCCGGCCTGGTTGGCGCAGCCGTAGAGCACGTCGCCCACGGCCTGCCAGTCGACGTTCTTGTTGCGTTCCATCAGCGCGCGCAGCGGCACTGCACCCAGGTCATCGGTGCGCACGCTGCTGAGCGAGCCGCCGTAGCGGCCGAAGGGGGTGCGAACGGCGTCGCAGATGAAGGCGTGATTGGTCATGGTCTGTCTCTGATTGATTGGATGGGTCAGGCGGCGATCGGAAGGCCGACGAGCTTTTCAAGTTCTTCGCGGCTCAGGCCCTCGACAAGGTCGACGAGCTTCAAGCCCTGCGGCGTGCATTCGAGCGTGGCGAGGTCGGAATACACGCGCTTGACGCAGCCGATGCCGGTGAGCGGATAGGTGCACTCTTTCACCAGCTTGCTCGCGCCCTGCTTGGTGAGCAGATCCATCATCACCCAGGTCTGCTTGGCGCCGATGGCAAGGTCCATCGCGCCGCCGACGGCGGGAATGGCGTCTTTCTCGCCGGTGTGCCAGTTGGCAAGGTCGCCGGTGGCCGACACCTGGAAGGCGCCGAGCACGCAGATGTCGAGGTGGCCGCCGCGCATCATCGCGAAGCTGTCGGCGTGGTGAAAGAACGCGCCGCCCGGCAGCAGCGTGACGGGCTGCTTGCCGGCGTTGATGAGGTCGTAGTCTTCTTCGCCGGCCTCGGGCGCAGGGCCCATGCCGAGAATGCCGTTCTCGCTTTGCAGGATGACTTCGCGGCCCTGCGGCAAGTGGTTGGCCACGAGCGTGGGCTGGCCGATGCCGAGGTTGACGACGGCGCCGTCGAAGATGTCCTGTGCGACGCGGGCGGCCAACTGGTCTTTTGTGCGACGTGTGTAGGTCATGGTCATGCTGCCTTCTTGAAGCCGCCGGCCTGGGTGGCAACACGTTCGATGCGCACCACCTGGTGCACGAAGATGCCCGGGGTCACGATGGTCTCGGGGTCGAGGGTGCCGAGCTCGGCGATGTCGTGCACGGTGGCCACGGTTTTCTTCGAGGCCATCGCCATCACCGGGCCGAAGTTGCGCGCGGCCTTGCGGTAGACCAGGTTGCCCCAGCGGTCGCCGCGCTCGGCCTTGATGAGCGCGACGTCGCCGTGGATGGGGTACTCCAGCACGTACTGCTTGCCGTCGATCTCGCGGGTCTCGCGGTTTCCCGCGAGCTGCGTGCCGTAGCCGGTGGGGCAGAAGAAGGCGCCGATGCCTGCGCCCGCCGCGCGGATGCGCTCGGCCAGGTTGCCCTGGGGCACGAGTTCGAGTTCGAGCTTGCCGCTGCGGTAGAGCCCGTCGAACACCTGGCTGTCGGCCTGACGCGGAAAGCTGCAGATGATCTTGCGCACGCGGCCGGCCTTGAGCAGCGCCGCAAGACCGGTCTCGCCGTTGCCGGCGTTGTTGTTGACGACGGTGAGGTCTTTGGCGCCCTGCTCGACGAGGCCGTCGATGAGTTCGCCGGGAATGCCGGCGGTGCCGAAACCGCCGATGAGAACCGTGGCGCCGTCTTGGATGCCTGCGAGGGCATCGGCGACCGAGCGCGCGATCTTGTTGATCATGAAGCTTGTCTCCGGGATGAGTAAGAATTCAACCGACTTCAAAAATGTTCGTCTAAAGAACATTTGTTCGTATAATGAATTCTAGAGAGGATCGCTCACCATGGCAACCCAGACCCCGAAGCCCGAAACACCCGCCCCCGGCGACAGCTACGTGCAGTCTTTTGCACGGGGGCTGCAGGTGATCCGCTCGTTCAGCGTGAACGCGCCGCGCCAGACGCTGAGCGAAGTGGCGGCCGGCAGCGGGCTCACGCGGGCGGGCGCACGGCGCATCCTTCTCACGCTGCAGACGCTGGGCTATGTGGTGACCGACGGCAAGCTCTTCACGCTCACGCCGCGCATCCTCGACCTGGGCTTTGCCTATCTGTCATCGATGCCGATATGGAACCGCGCCGAGCCCGTGATGGAAGCGCTGGTGCAGGAGGTGCAGGAGTCGTGCTCGGCGGCCGTGCTCGACGCCACGGACATCGTCTATGTGCTGCGCGTGCCGACGCAGAAGATCATGCGCATCAGCCTGGGCGTGGGCTCGCGCCTGCCGGCTTACTGCACGTCGCTCGGGCGGCTGCTGCTGGCCGACCTGGAAGACGACGAAGTGCGCGCGCGGCTCGAAGCCTCGGAGCGCGAGGCGCTGACCAAGCACACGGTGACCGACGTGGACGCGCTCATGGCCAAGGTGGCACAAGCGCGCAAGCAGCAGTGGTGCCTGGTGAACCAGGAACTCGAAGAAGGCCTGATCTCGGTGGCTGCGCCCATCGTGAATCCGCAGGGCCGCATGGTGGCCGCGCTGAACATCAGCGGGCAGGCCAATCGCACGAGTGCGAAGGTGATGCAGGAGACGATGCTGCCGGCGCTGGTGAAGGCGGCGAAGCGGGTATCGCAACTGCTCTGAGAAGGCGTGGGCAGCGCAACGGTTGAAGCCGTCGCGCCCTGACCCGGAGCGCTCAAGCCTCCGAGTGAATGCCCTTCATGATGATCACGCCGCCCAGGCGTGTCGTGTCGGCGCGCATGCGCCGGGCCAGCGCATCGGGCGAGCCCGGCTGCGCCTGCCAGCCGGTCTTCAGCAGCGCCTCGGCCACTTCCGGTGAACTGATCACTTCGACCAGCGCGGCATTGAGCCTGGCCACCGCGGCCGGCTTCATGCTCGCGGGCGCGGCCAATGCGGTCCAGATCTCGAGGTCGGCGCCGCGCACGTCGGCATCGCGAATGGTCGGCAACTCTGCGGCCAGCGGGCTGCGTTCGGGCGAGGTCACGCCAATGGCCTTGAGCTTTCCCGACTTGATGTGCGGCGTGGCGAGCCCAGGGGGCAGCAGCGCCAGTTGGATCTCGTTGGCCAGCAGGCCCGCGATCACCTGCGGGTTGCCGGTGTAGGGCTTGTGCTGCGCGGTGATGGCCGCGCGGCTCTTGATCAGCTCCATGCCCAGGTGGCCCACCGTGCCCACGCCCGGTGTGCCGTACTTGGCGCCGCTGCCGAGGTTGCGCCCCCACAGCAGCAGGTCGGCCGCGGTCTTGCCTTCGGCGTTGCCAGCCACCACGAGCACCAGCGGCGCAGTGCCGATGAGGCCGATCGGCGCGAAGTCTTTCTCGGGGTCGAAGGGAATGGCGGGGTTGAGCAGCTTGGCAATGGTGAGATTGCCGTTGATCAACGCGCCGATGGTGTGGTCGTCGGTGGCCTTGGCAACCTGGTCGGCCACGAGGTTGCCGCTGGCGCCGGGCTTGTTCTCGACCGTCACCGGCTGGCGCAGGATCTTCGACAGCGGCT includes:
- a CDS encoding class I SAM-dependent methyltransferase yields the protein MAQNIYDTPAFFEGYQQLPRSVHGLDGAPEWPALRALVPRLQGLRVVDLGCGLGWFCRWARTQGAASVLGLDVSQRMLEKAEAFGADSAIAYERANLDELALPPQSFDFAYSSLAFHYIEDLGTMLGTVHAALVPASRLVFSIEHPIFMAPRTPGWHTDAQGRKSWPVDSYQMEGPRTTNWLAEGVVKQHRTMGTLLNTLARVGFHIDHVQEWGPTDAQVAAVPSLAEERERPMMLLVSASR
- a CDS encoding GNAT family N-acetyltransferase; translation: MNQIVVRQAVLSDLEALAPLFDGYRQFYGKASDLAAARDFLRERFNHGESALFLALDGVAPIGFTQLYPSFSSASLARTFILNDLFVVQSHRRAGAGSKLLHAATEFARSLGAVRVTLSTDIQNTSAQATYEAQGWKRDKEYYVYHFLPQG
- a CDS encoding DJ-1/PfpI family protein, which gives rise to MARKILMLCGDYGEDYETMVPFQTLLAVGHTVHAVAPDKKAGDWVHTAIHDFEGAQTYSEKPGHRFTLNANFDDVRPEAYDALVIPGGRAPEYLRMHSRVVEIARHFLAADKPVASVCHGAQLLAATGLLKGRKVSAYPACQVEVELAGAEYMGIPVDQAVTDRNLVTAPAWPAHPAWLAQFLVVLGTRIEH
- a CDS encoding ribbon-helix-helix domain-containing protein, which produces MCEVFISADPQSYDARTRSVRLHGVVTSIRLENLFWQVLEEIAQRDGMVVVQLIERLYDELVAARGEVGNFASFLRVCALRYEAMVAQGRIPADTSVAIRSLDAKAVLHELPQGWGRSQQQLPSAKTSIRPFRIATQRQA
- a CDS encoding Bug family tripartite tricarboxylate transporter substrate binding protein produces the protein MKNTKTTRRSVGLAALALAAAALVPATASAQQAFPTKPVRIITPFPVGGGPDGVARLVADKLSRAWGQPVVVENRPGGNGFIAIDAFKRGAKDGHDIIVLDNVHLAAYPALFKKLPYDSSKDFDALLPLFKTYFFFTVATNSKYKTIGDLIADAKANPGKLDYGSWSVGNPVHLGSELFESATGTQMEHIVYKETTQLYTSVATGELAFALGTSATAGPLQRANKLRFLAAAAPHRVAAFPDVPTVSESGGPKGFEVIGWNAIAVPKGLPASVTEKIKRDIEKGLAEPDVLEKFKSFGYEPFPTTRPQFDQFAASETQRFTDVIRKANVSLD
- the pcaF gene encoding 3-oxoadipyl-CoA thiolase, which gives rise to MTNHAFICDAVRTPFGRYGGSLSSVRTDDLGAVPLRALMERNKNVDWQAVGDVLYGCANQAGEDNRNVARMSALLAGLPIELGGATINRLCGSGLDAVGSAARAIRAGEACLMIAGGVESMSRAPFVMPKAESAFSRNNAVYDTTIGWRFVNKLMKAQYGVDSMPETAENVATDYKIGREAQDLMALNSQLRAVASQKSGFFDAEIVPVSVPQKKGDAIIVNKDEHPRETSIESLAKLKGVVRPDGTVTAGNASGVNDGACALLLADEASAAKHGLTPRARVVGMATAGVAPRIMGIGPAPATQKVLALTGLTIDQIDVIELNEAFAAQGLAVLRLLGLKDDDARVNINGGAIALGHPLGASGARLATTAVNQLHKGGGRYALCTMCIGVGQGIAVILERV
- a CDS encoding 3-oxoacid CoA-transferase subunit B; the encoded protein is MTMTYTRRTKDQLAARVAQDIFDGAVVNLGIGQPTLVANHLPQGREVILQSENGILGMGPAPEAGEEDYDLINAGKQPVTLLPGGAFFHHADSFAMMRGGHLDICVLGAFQVSATGDLANWHTGEKDAIPAVGGAMDLAIGAKQTWVMMDLLTKQGASKLVKECTYPLTGIGCVKRVYSDLATLECTPQGLKLVDLVEGLSREELEKLVGLPIAA
- a CDS encoding 3-oxoacid CoA-transferase subunit A, with the protein product MINKIARSVADALAGIQDGATVLIGGFGTAGIPGELIDGLVEQGAKDLTVVNNNAGNGETGLAALLKAGRVRKIICSFPRQADSQVFDGLYRSGKLELELVPQGNLAERIRAAGAGIGAFFCPTGYGTQLAGNRETREIDGKQYVLEYPIHGDVALIKAERGDRWGNLVYRKAARNFGPVMAMASKKTVATVHDIAELGTLDPETIVTPGIFVHQVVRIERVATQAGGFKKAA
- a CDS encoding IclR family transcriptional regulator C-terminal domain-containing protein, whose protein sequence is MATQTPKPETPAPGDSYVQSFARGLQVIRSFSVNAPRQTLSEVAAGSGLTRAGARRILLTLQTLGYVVTDGKLFTLTPRILDLGFAYLSSMPIWNRAEPVMEALVQEVQESCSAAVLDATDIVYVLRVPTQKIMRISLGVGSRLPAYCTSLGRLLLADLEDDEVRARLEASEREALTKHTVTDVDALMAKVAQARKQQWCLVNQELEEGLISVAAPIVNPQGRMVAALNISGQANRTSAKVMQETMLPALVKAAKRVSQLL
- a CDS encoding Bug family tripartite tricarboxylate transporter substrate binding protein, translating into MTITKRRLLEGGAAAVAASLFAKASRAQRTGGDAAWPTKPVRILVGFPAGASPDLAARAIAEPLSKILRQPVTVENKPGASGNLVADQVAKATDDHTIGALINGNLTIAKLLNPAIPFDPEKDFAPIGLIGTAPLVLVVAGNAEGKTAADLLLWGRNLGSGAKYGTPGVGTVGHLGMELIKSRAAITAQHKPYTGNPQVIAGLLANEIQLALLPPGLATPHIKSGKLKAIGVTSPERSPLAAELPTIRDADVRGADLEIWTALAAPASMKPAAVARLNAALVEVISSPEVAEALLKTGWQAQPGSPDALARRMRADTTRLGGVIIMKGIHSEA